In a genomic window of Polycladomyces abyssicola:
- a CDS encoding ribonucleotide-diphosphate reductase subunit beta, producing MEKLQRKKIFNEHGQRGTQRMINGNTTNLREWNRIKYDWAYKLYRTMLNNFWIPEEISLTGDVKQFEELTPAERRAFDKTISFLNFLDSIQCENLPNIREYVTAPEVASLLNIQAFQEEIHAQSYSYILDTVCSAQTRENIYDEWRNDEHLLRRNRFIADLYQQFVEHQDDWQFVKTCMANFLLESLYFYSGFTFFYSLARQGKMTATATIIKYIQRDELTHVVLFQNMMKEMQKENPNLFTPERIEELRDMTRTAVQHEIGWGQYITNNEIDGLSNELIERYIKYLANERMKRLGFGILYPEQTEHPLRWVEHFSNLNQTKTDFFEQKVTNYAKAGGLDFGDL from the coding sequence ATGGAGAAACTGCAACGAAAAAAGATTTTCAACGAACACGGTCAACGCGGCACCCAGCGCATGATCAACGGCAACACCACCAACCTGCGGGAATGGAACCGTATCAAGTATGATTGGGCGTACAAACTGTATCGCACGATGCTGAACAACTTCTGGATTCCCGAGGAGATATCGCTGACCGGTGATGTCAAACAATTTGAGGAGCTGACACCGGCCGAGCGGCGCGCTTTTGACAAAACGATTTCGTTTCTCAACTTTTTGGATTCCATTCAGTGCGAAAACCTGCCCAACATCCGGGAGTACGTCACGGCACCGGAAGTGGCGTCACTGCTCAACATCCAGGCGTTTCAGGAAGAGATTCACGCCCAATCCTACAGCTATATCCTGGATACCGTCTGTTCGGCGCAGACCCGGGAAAACATCTATGACGAGTGGCGGAACGACGAACACCTGCTGCGCCGCAATCGGTTCATCGCCGATCTCTATCAACAGTTTGTCGAACATCAGGACGACTGGCAGTTTGTCAAAACGTGCATGGCCAACTTCCTGCTGGAATCTCTTTACTTCTACAGCGGATTCACCTTCTTTTATTCGTTGGCCCGGCAAGGAAAAATGACGGCCACAGCCACGATCATCAAATATATTCAACGGGATGAGCTGACCCATGTCGTGCTCTTCCAAAACATGATGAAAGAGATGCAAAAGGAGAACCCGAACTTGTTCACGCCCGAACGGATCGAAGAGTTGCGTGACATGACCCGTACGGCCGTACAGCATGAAATCGGGTGGGGGCAATACATCACTAACAACGAAATCGACGGGTTGAGCAATGAGCTGATTGAACGTTACATCAAATATTTGGCCAATGAGCGGATGAAACGGCTCGGCTTCGGCATTCTGTATCCGGAACAGACAGAACATCCCTTGCGCTGGGTGGAGCATTTTTCCAACCTGAACCAAACCAAAACAGATTTCTTCGAGCAAAAGGTAACCAATTACGCCAAAGCGGGCGGATTGGACTTCGGTGATTTGTGA
- the cobD gene encoding threonine-phosphate decarboxylase CobD — translation MSRLERYGHGGDRVTASELFGRDPDSFLDFSANIVPFGPPPSVKQALKGILETERLPVITQYPDPRSRRLKALLAERHNLTPTRIAIGNGAAELIELILDVVRPSVVGIVYPAFSAYTSSAKKRDIEIVPLYGEEESHFLPPVERLCELVRKTDLVFLGYPNNPTGLRISFDELKQVAEEAIRCQTVLVVDEAFLDFIPDGERMSLIGQIESYPSVILLRSLTKFYALAGVRLGYAVASPKWVKRLEQRQVPWSVNTVAQVLGEAALQDQEYEQRVREWVQQARMSLRMQLSRIPGLKVYPSETNYLMVRLEREGKTAAWLQEQLGRQGILIRNCADYPGLDERYFRVAVRTDEEHERLVKVLKQCLDQDEEAASS, via the coding sequence TTGTCCCGGTTGGAACGTTATGGTCATGGTGGCGACAGAGTGACGGCATCTGAGTTGTTCGGTCGTGACCCCGATTCGTTCCTGGATTTCAGCGCCAATATCGTGCCTTTCGGTCCTCCGCCGTCGGTGAAGCAGGCCTTGAAAGGAATACTGGAAACGGAAAGATTACCGGTGATCACCCAGTATCCAGACCCCCGGTCGCGAAGGTTGAAGGCGTTGTTGGCAGAGCGGCACAATCTGACGCCGACCCGGATCGCCATTGGCAACGGTGCGGCCGAGTTGATCGAGCTGATTCTGGATGTGGTGCGGCCGTCGGTTGTCGGGATCGTGTATCCTGCATTTTCGGCTTATACCAGCAGTGCCAAAAAGCGTGACATCGAGATTGTCCCACTGTATGGGGAGGAAGAGAGTCATTTTTTGCCGCCGGTGGAACGCCTTTGCGAACTGGTGCGCAAAACAGATCTGGTGTTTCTGGGCTATCCCAACAATCCGACTGGACTTCGCATCTCCTTTGACGAGCTGAAACAGGTGGCCGAAGAGGCGATACGTTGCCAGACGGTACTGGTGGTGGATGAGGCATTTCTCGATTTCATTCCCGACGGGGAGCGCATGTCGTTGATTGGCCAAATCGAATCGTACCCTAGCGTGATCCTGCTCCGCTCTCTCACCAAATTCTATGCGTTGGCAGGGGTTCGTCTCGGCTATGCGGTGGCCAGTCCCAAGTGGGTCAAACGATTGGAACAACGTCAGGTTCCATGGAGCGTCAATACGGTCGCACAGGTGCTCGGCGAAGCGGCCCTTCAGGATCAGGAGTACGAACAGAGGGTTCGTGAATGGGTACAGCAGGCGCGGATGTCTTTGCGCATGCAGTTGAGCCGAATCCCGGGGTTGAAAGTGTACCCGAGCGAAACCAACTATCTCATGGTTCGTCTTGAACGGGAGGGAAAAACAGCGGCATGGTTGCAGGAACAACTGGGACGGCAGGGGATTCTGATTCGTAACTGTGCTGATTACCCCGGACTGGACGAGCGTTATTTCCGCGTGGCCGTGCGGACGGACGAAGAGCATGAACGGTTGGTGAAGGTCCTGAAACAATGTCTGGATCAGGATGAGGAGGCGGCTTCTTCGTGA